One window of the Chitinophaga niabensis genome contains the following:
- a CDS encoding SusD/RagB family nutrient-binding outer membrane lipoprotein, translating to MKKLRIYILISATVLLVNSCTKDFENINTDPSVVTSPDLNALFALSLDNLETYQGTEWIWENLEQLLRFSQHMTTDPYELSTNVNSRYGVYYSNILPNLFEIRKQIEQRADKARYRNMRAATVVVQVLHGLKVTDMNGSMPYTEAIKGRTEQLYTPVYDDQKKLYDTWLKELTDAVDSLSGTAAGQVNFGSSDFIYKNNWASWAKLANTLKLRIAVRYERQDAAAATRIFKEVMQNAIGPIDDGSQFVYDRPEHNPIGNDIDYRSPRFATSSIMTFLKLTNDPRLPIYFQPNDLTGSFKDSLTKYAKTLPAFININDPLVQYQGGPADWTTDPVNAAFYKTAFEVSQFTKYRLYSPINKKFFAPRYGNFRTGKMLDYMVTRAETCFYIAEFIQKGYGAGFDTKGTAEQWYNRGIESSIRTMNAIAVAAESTTGLTGNGDAEVLAYQNNVNVKFNGVNNLERIYIQQYLNFYRLGNEAFTFCRRTGYPKNTSTYYKRNTWNEPIPRRYAINEPPLGTNTNNWTKSQQDQGFTPGDRSIPSLSTQRLWFDKTSPNFGEGN from the coding sequence ATGAAAAAATTACGCATATACATCCTCATAAGTGCAACGGTGCTGCTGGTAAATTCCTGTACAAAGGATTTTGAGAATATCAACACAGATCCCAGCGTAGTAACATCGCCGGATCTTAATGCATTATTTGCTTTGTCCCTGGATAACCTGGAAACCTATCAGGGTACGGAATGGATCTGGGAAAACCTGGAACAGTTGCTGCGCTTTTCACAGCACATGACCACAGATCCTTATGAACTGTCTACGAATGTCAATAGCAGGTATGGTGTATACTACAGCAATATCCTGCCCAATCTCTTTGAGATCAGGAAACAGATTGAACAGAGAGCGGATAAGGCCCGTTACCGCAATATGCGCGCTGCTACTGTTGTAGTACAGGTGCTGCATGGATTGAAAGTAACAGATATGAATGGGTCTATGCCTTATACTGAAGCTATCAAAGGAAGAACAGAACAATTGTATACGCCTGTATATGACGATCAGAAGAAACTTTACGATACATGGCTGAAGGAACTAACGGATGCAGTGGATTCATTATCCGGTACTGCAGCAGGACAGGTGAATTTTGGCAGCTCTGATTTCATTTATAAGAATAACTGGGCCAGCTGGGCCAAACTGGCAAACACCCTCAAACTGCGTATTGCCGTACGTTATGAAAGGCAGGATGCAGCCGCTGCTACAAGGATCTTCAAAGAAGTGATGCAGAATGCTATCGGGCCTATTGATGATGGTTCCCAGTTTGTATACGACAGGCCGGAACATAATCCTATCGGCAATGATATTGATTACCGCAGTCCGCGCTTTGCCACATCATCTATCATGACCTTTCTGAAGCTGACCAATGATCCGCGTTTGCCTATTTATTTTCAACCCAATGATCTCACCGGCTCTTTCAAAGATTCTTTAACGAAGTATGCCAAAACCTTACCGGCCTTCATTAATATCAACGACCCATTAGTTCAATACCAGGGCGGCCCTGCAGACTGGACAACAGACCCTGTGAATGCTGCGTTTTACAAAACGGCATTTGAAGTGAGCCAGTTCACCAAATACCGTTTGTACAGCCCTATCAATAAAAAGTTCTTTGCTCCCCGTTACGGTAATTTCAGAACAGGAAAGATGCTGGACTACATGGTAACCCGTGCAGAAACCTGCTTCTATATTGCAGAGTTCATTCAGAAAGGATATGGTGCCGGTTTTGATACAAAAGGTACCGCAGAGCAATGGTATAACAGGGGCATCGAATCTTCTATCAGAACCATGAATGCCATTGCCGTTGCAGCAGAATCCACTACCGGCCTTACCGGTAATGGTGATGCAGAAGTGCTGGCTTATCAGAACAATGTAAATGTGAAGTTCAATGGTGTAAATAACCTCGAACGTATTTACATCCAGCAGTACCTCAACTTCTACAGATTGGGTAACGAAGCCTTTACATTCTGCAGAAGAACAGGTTATCCAAAGAATACTTCTACCTATTACAAACGTAATACCTGGAATGAACCCATTCCGCGCAGGTATGCCATCAATGAACCGCCATTAGGCACCAATACTAATAACTGGACGAAGAGCCAGCAGGATCAGGGCTTTACACCCGGAGACAGAAGTATTCCTTCTTTAAGTACACAACGTTTATGGTTTGATAAAACAAGTCCGAATTTCGGGGAGGGCAACTAA
- a CDS encoding SusC/RagA family TonB-linked outer membrane protein — protein MNTFPFTMRVALLKLFLFVTLVSPAFAAQGVLDKKITLNISNKGLKNVLAKIEEAAAVKFAYATQTIPLNTKVSVDAQNERLGDVLTELLSPYKVTYEVVGNQIIISKNGVKMVLAGDAFAPAAFKKVTGVIKAADGTTIPGVSVAVKGLARGAISDANGAFSIEANEGAVLVFTAIGFETQELVVGVAASYDIVLQESKKDLAEVVVTALGVRKEKRSLGFSVTEVKGTELAATNEVNPINALQGKVAGINIDQGSGGLFGNSRILIRGNSTLSTNNQPIFVIDGVFVDNDAFNGQGRDFGNDLKNLNMEDFESVSILKGSAAAALYGSRAINGVVLITTKKGRVKKGWGVSVSQSINIQDPYRGPDFQNEFGGGSVGNFFTDTRDPGYKANEAWQTKVFPTNSAGQPYIDPQKNRELENWGPRFAGQQVLNYDGTMTEYKAAPNNYLDAFQTGLGFLTSVSVDGATDKSSFRLSYSRNEAEGINFRNKLNKNAFSLRATHNLTSFLTFDAGADYTSIKGVNPPQLGLNNFIWIFPRNYDTKYWKQRSKYTSSLGGVPKVTDPAETNVVPGADYWFRIFENTYTQEEQMFRGRLTMTATITDWLKLQLEGNFSSLAVRNDAKELGQGYNFTGSDNGSGGFYSLEHSNKRSYLMKWMALVTKQLTKDLSLNGYIGGEQQRYTQSFSKSQTDGGLLFPNNYFVENSQKAPIATGGFRPRKTLNSIYASADLAWKDQLFLQTTWRGDWSSALTYSDGSGNNFFNYPAASLSWIFTETFQLPKFISFGKLRTNIAALGGDVDPFIINAGFKLRGTTTAGGGNLPLLTYMLDEKGQSFVVDKNIKPLRKIAKEVGIDLRFLNDRIGIDATVYRDNTYNQGIRIPAAPETGVNNLLINAGNIQNSGIEIALNGTPVKSRNFEWNSTLTYSRNRNKIIELYGDREYYALDDEGLGSNDQIPYAKVGGAYGVIRTRIHSKAYQAVDGTGKPIDHPNNGKVVLDWRSDARAAFPKRSNVLMDVGDINPDFRGSWDNTFRFKSFSVNVLLDAKIGGDMVMHSMRYGTHTGIFKSSLFGRDKDHGGISWTSKYADDLNISYDDGIIPDGVFDNGQTITQPDGSSVNVGGMTFKEAYDKGYVPPTHLPQFAYRYGSFSTAVGDYWVVENSWISVRQLALNYSLPQNIAAKLHLNNLGVSLIGRDLFYLYNTLPNNFNPASNNSNRTSVNKEEGFVPPMTRSFAFTIRAGF, from the coding sequence ATGAATACCTTCCCATTCACTATGCGGGTAGCGCTATTGAAGTTATTTTTATTCGTAACCCTTGTTAGCCCGGCCTTTGCTGCGCAGGGGGTGCTGGATAAAAAGATCACGCTCAATATCTCCAACAAAGGACTCAAAAATGTGTTGGCTAAAATTGAGGAAGCCGCTGCCGTTAAATTCGCTTATGCCACCCAAACGATCCCACTGAATACCAAAGTCAGCGTGGATGCACAGAACGAACGGCTTGGCGATGTGCTCACAGAATTATTATCTCCTTACAAAGTAACCTACGAAGTGGTAGGCAACCAGATCATCATTTCAAAAAATGGTGTGAAGATGGTACTGGCCGGTGATGCTTTTGCCCCCGCAGCCTTTAAAAAGGTGACCGGTGTTATAAAAGCAGCAGATGGTACTACCATACCCGGTGTAAGCGTTGCCGTGAAAGGTTTGGCAAGAGGCGCTATTTCAGATGCCAATGGTGCTTTTTCCATTGAAGCCAATGAAGGCGCCGTGCTGGTGTTCACAGCTATTGGTTTTGAAACGCAGGAACTGGTAGTAGGTGTTGCCGCTTCTTATGATATTGTATTACAGGAATCTAAAAAAGACCTGGCAGAAGTAGTAGTAACAGCCTTAGGTGTAAGAAAGGAAAAACGCTCGCTGGGTTTTTCCGTAACGGAAGTAAAAGGTACAGAACTGGCAGCTACCAATGAAGTAAACCCGATCAACGCTTTACAGGGTAAAGTAGCTGGGATCAATATCGATCAGGGTTCCGGCGGTTTATTCGGCAACTCCAGGATCCTGATCCGTGGTAACTCTACACTGAGCACGAATAACCAGCCCATCTTTGTAATTGATGGGGTGTTTGTGGATAATGATGCCTTCAACGGACAGGGCAGGGACTTCGGGAACGATCTGAAGAACCTGAACATGGAAGACTTTGAAAGCGTATCTATCCTGAAAGGTTCCGCGGCTGCAGCTTTGTATGGCTCCCGCGCAATCAACGGCGTAGTATTGATCACCACTAAAAAAGGACGGGTGAAAAAAGGATGGGGTGTAAGTGTATCCCAATCCATCAATATACAGGATCCCTATCGCGGCCCTGATTTTCAGAATGAATTTGGCGGAGGTTCCGTAGGTAATTTCTTTACAGATACCCGCGACCCCGGTTATAAAGCCAATGAAGCATGGCAAACAAAAGTATTCCCCACTAATTCTGCCGGTCAGCCTTATATCGATCCGCAAAAGAACCGGGAGCTGGAAAACTGGGGCCCGCGTTTTGCAGGCCAGCAGGTGTTGAACTACGATGGTACCATGACGGAATATAAAGCGGCGCCGAACAATTACCTGGACGCCTTCCAGACCGGCCTGGGATTCCTTACCAGCGTATCGGTGGATGGTGCTACAGATAAATCTTCTTTCCGTTTATCTTATTCCCGCAACGAAGCAGAAGGTATCAACTTCCGCAATAAGCTGAACAAGAATGCTTTCTCGCTGAGAGCTACTCATAACCTTACCAGCTTCCTTACTTTTGATGCAGGTGCAGATTATACTTCCATCAAAGGAGTGAATCCCCCGCAGCTGGGCCTGAATAACTTCATATGGATCTTCCCGCGTAACTATGATACAAAGTACTGGAAACAACGCAGCAAGTATACCAGCTCATTAGGCGGTGTTCCTAAGGTAACGGACCCTGCAGAAACGAATGTAGTGCCTGGTGCAGATTACTGGTTCAGGATCTTCGAAAATACCTATACGCAGGAAGAACAGATGTTCCGTGGCCGCCTCACAATGACGGCTACGATCACTGACTGGCTGAAGTTACAGCTGGAAGGGAACTTCAGTTCACTGGCTGTACGGAATGATGCCAAGGAATTAGGGCAGGGTTATAACTTCACCGGATCTGATAATGGCTCCGGAGGATTTTACAGCCTGGAACATTCCAACAAACGGAGCTATCTCATGAAGTGGATGGCCCTTGTAACCAAACAGCTCACCAAAGACCTTTCGCTGAATGGGTACATCGGAGGTGAACAACAACGGTACACCCAATCGTTCAGCAAATCGCAAACAGACGGTGGGCTGCTGTTCCCCAATAACTACTTTGTGGAGAACTCCCAGAAAGCACCTATTGCTACCGGCGGTTTCAGGCCAAGGAAAACCCTGAATTCCATTTATGCAAGTGCAGACCTTGCCTGGAAAGATCAGTTATTCCTGCAAACCACCTGGCGTGGTGACTGGTCTTCCGCACTCACTTATTCTGATGGCTCAGGTAATAATTTTTTTAATTATCCCGCAGCCAGCTTATCCTGGATCTTCACAGAAACATTCCAGCTGCCTAAGTTCATTTCCTTCGGTAAACTAAGAACAAACATCGCCGCTCTGGGTGGAGATGTGGATCCATTCATCATCAATGCGGGCTTCAAGCTGAGAGGTACTACCACAGCCGGAGGAGGCAATCTTCCTTTGCTCACCTATATGCTGGATGAAAAAGGGCAGTCCTTTGTGGTAGATAAGAACATCAAACCACTCCGCAAGATCGCTAAGGAAGTGGGTATTGACCTGCGTTTCCTGAATGACCGCATTGGCATTGATGCAACCGTATACAGGGATAATACCTATAACCAGGGCATCAGGATCCCTGCCGCACCTGAAACAGGTGTGAACAACCTGCTTATCAATGCAGGTAATATCCAGAACTCGGGTATTGAAATTGCGCTGAATGGTACACCGGTAAAATCCAGGAACTTTGAATGGAATTCTACACTCACTTATTCCCGCAACCGTAATAAAATAATAGAGCTCTATGGCGATCGTGAATACTATGCTTTGGATGATGAGGGTTTAGGTTCCAACGACCAGATACCTTATGCAAAAGTAGGTGGCGCTTATGGAGTGATCAGAACACGCATTCACTCCAAAGCCTACCAGGCAGTAGATGGCACCGGCAAACCCATTGACCATCCCAATAATGGAAAGGTAGTGCTGGACTGGCGTTCTGATGCAAGAGCAGCTTTCCCGAAAAGAAGTAATGTACTGATGGATGTAGGTGATATTAATCCTGATTTCCGCGGCAGCTGGGATAATACTTTCCGCTTTAAGAGCTTCTCCGTGAATGTATTGCTGGATGCTAAAATAGGAGGGGATATGGTCATGCATTCCATGCGTTATGGTACACACACCGGTATCTTCAAAAGCTCCCTGTTCGGAAGGGATAAAGATCATGGCGGTATTTCCTGGACCAGCAAGTATGCGGATGATCTGAATATCTCTTATGATGATGGTATTATTCCGGATGGTGTATTTGACAACGGGCAAACCATTACACAACCGGATGGTTCTTCCGTTAACGTAGGGGGCATGACCTTTAAGGAAGCATATGATAAAGGATATGTACCACCCACACACCTGCCGCAGTTCGCTTACCGTTATGGCTCTTTCTCTACAGCTGTAGGAGATTACTGGGTAGTGGAAAACTCCTGGATCTCTGTTCGTCAGCTGGCCCTTAACTATTCGCTGCCGCAGAATATTGCCGCCAAACTGCATCTGAACAACCTGGGTGTAAGCCTCATTGGCCGCGATCTGTTCTACTTATATAATACCCTGCCGAATAATTTCAACCCGGCCTCCAATAATTCAAACAGGACGAGTGTGAATAAGGAAGAAGGCTTTGTGCCGCCCATGACACGTTCATTCGCATTTACGATACGTGCCGGATTCTAA
- a CDS encoding FecR family protein, whose amino-acid sequence MSYSQQDLEALLQNDEFISWVLSPRPEDNAHWQNWVQQHPDREAMVKMIRSIREAEKEAANSHDLADQIWHDLQSQLETPVRRMNWRRYVAAAVVILLLGTGGLWFALSGTKTTEKSGLVVQKINKHELTARNTSSGLQTLFLLDGTRITLSPNSTLHYSRLMSGDKREVSLEGEAFFEVARDANRPFYVYSGNIITKVLGTSFRVKGNEQIVVAVRSGKVAVSRKESTTEQFILLPNEQVIFNAKQNTLQKLNVTDVAILANPVPAPAVLNYDEAPVGDVLDSLAKMYAIDIQYNHSLFAKCRVTVALDQESLYEKLTVLCKVVGANYEIIDEAINITGQGCN is encoded by the coding sequence ATGTCGTATTCACAACAGGACCTGGAAGCATTGCTGCAGAATGACGAATTTATCAGCTGGGTATTAAGCCCCCGGCCGGAGGACAACGCGCACTGGCAGAACTGGGTGCAACAGCATCCTGACAGGGAGGCGATGGTGAAAATGATCCGCAGCATACGGGAAGCAGAAAAAGAAGCTGCAAACAGTCATGATCTGGCAGACCAGATCTGGCATGATCTGCAAAGCCAGCTGGAAACGCCGGTGCGCCGGATGAACTGGCGCCGTTATGTTGCTGCAGCTGTTGTAATATTATTATTAGGCACAGGAGGATTATGGTTTGCCTTATCTGGCACTAAAACAACAGAAAAAAGTGGCCTGGTAGTACAAAAGATCAACAAACATGAATTAACCGCCCGGAATACCAGTTCCGGTTTGCAGACACTCTTCCTGCTGGATGGCACCCGTATTACTTTAAGTCCTAACAGTACTTTACACTATTCCCGCCTCATGTCTGGCGATAAAAGAGAAGTATCCCTGGAAGGAGAGGCCTTTTTTGAAGTAGCCCGCGATGCTAACCGCCCCTTTTACGTATATAGTGGTAACATCATTACCAAAGTATTGGGTACCAGCTTCCGCGTGAAAGGAAATGAGCAGATAGTGGTGGCCGTAAGATCAGGAAAGGTAGCCGTTTCCCGCAAGGAAAGTACAACAGAGCAATTTATCCTGTTACCGAATGAACAGGTTATTTTTAATGCGAAACAGAACACTTTACAGAAGCTGAATGTTACTGATGTAGCCATATTGGCCAACCCCGTACCGGCACCTGCCGTATTAAACTATGATGAAGCACCTGTGGGCGATGTACTGGACAGCCTGGCAAAGATGTATGCGATAGATATACAATACAACCATTCCCTCTTCGCCAAATGCCGGGTAACGGTGGCGCTGGACCAGGAATCCCTTTACGAGAAACTAACGGTATTGTGTAAGGTTGTGGGCGCTAATTATGAAATAATAGATGAAGCTATAAATATAACAGGACAGGGATGTAATTAA
- a CDS encoding RNA polymerase sigma factor, with translation MPQNVIPSPADHTVWEKFKHGDREAFALLYRTHIHMLIAYGMRIASEQNVVKDAIQDLFMELWRSKEQLQPPRSIEAYLLKALRYKLMRNAKVQQRYQSEVPDAPDTLNIESSILLRETENLQKEQIQRAISQLPQRQQEVINLRFFQGCSTEDVASIMGLNYQSATNLLHRAVLHLRKFLSSGVLLFFLKII, from the coding sequence ATGCCGCAAAACGTTATACCAAGCCCGGCTGACCACACAGTTTGGGAAAAATTCAAACATGGAGATCGGGAGGCTTTTGCACTATTGTATCGCACGCATATCCATATGCTTATTGCCTATGGGATGCGGATTGCCAGTGAACAAAATGTGGTGAAGGATGCTATCCAGGATCTGTTTATGGAATTATGGCGCTCGAAAGAGCAGCTCCAACCCCCGCGTTCCATAGAGGCCTACCTGCTCAAAGCACTCCGTTACAAACTCATGCGCAATGCCAAAGTGCAGCAACGTTACCAGTCAGAGGTGCCGGACGCGCCGGACACCCTTAATATAGAATCCAGCATTTTACTCCGGGAAACAGAAAATCTGCAGAAAGAACAGATCCAAAGGGCTATTTCCCAATTACCCCAGCGCCAGCAGGAAGTGATCAACCTCCGTTTTTTCCAGGGATGCAGTACAGAAGACGTGGCCAGCATCATGGGCCTTAATTACCAATCAGCCACCAATCTGCTTCACAGGGCGGTTTTACACCTCCGGAAATTCCTTAGTTCCGGGGTTCTTCTTTTTTTCTTAAAAATAATCTGA
- a CDS encoding outer membrane beta-barrel protein, translating to MKQLFICLLFSLPLQAQVVADSTSRKPLSGASVLITGTKDTSIITGNDGHFRVTGLPQGDYGITLSYLGYPTHRTRFSIPGGLPDTLFLSARGRDLKEVVVINDAPAISMKGDTIEYNADKFKTKENAVVEDLLQKLPGIRVDRDGSIKAQGHAVQQVLVDGKEFFGNDPTVATKNLPADMISKVQVLDKQSEMAEFTGIADGNKKKVINLVTKKDRKRGLFGNVSGSLGNNDRYEAGTNINSFSGERQLSLLAKTNNVNRSGFTGGELLQMMMKDPGMADNLPPFVYAELMKMKGVKVSVGGGDVSSLLRPAGYTDIRYGGFNFNNDWDKLKWRSSYFHNGSDSRNTFARDRQNFLADTSYIYQQEGTTRNRNEEHRLEMSAEITLNDKNTLNITPRLNSGSYTNSQSEQYRSFSIDRKTLLNEGTQATSSASTNDHAGANILLMHRFAKKGRTMAISLSPDYYRNRFSSLNHTRSRYYNIPRTEELDQETNSTSTSGSFSGSINYTEPLSKILSLQLTEEAYYNTSATDKIVKDIHTKVIDERFSDNYSTASFRNRADVLLSARYKKLEFSAGTAFEQHKLDGLSSRKGYEVEKDFTALLPHLYLQYRFSNLRKLELNYNTSASMPGMEQLQPLEDNSVAMVTRKGNPDLQQSSDHRVSLSFSNSSKDQQRSQYLRMQYNLGRQKIVNQVRFDATTGRQLISPINVNGNYDAGMDAGFSFPAGQSGSYINFGAGVFYTKNTGYTNGQPNYATNWAFRPEAGYSAYFGKNISLQLKGNAGYNNRRFDQRKEQSWSFNYNISPMFTLPASMVLELEWDGYANTGLAAGYNTSVYLLHVSLTKQLGKNFSLRLDGRDLLNQNKSIQRTSGNGYLEDVRNNMLGRYGMLGIIYKLKFFPKPKA from the coding sequence ATGAAACAATTATTCATATGCCTGCTTTTCTCTTTACCACTGCAAGCCCAGGTGGTAGCAGACAGTACTTCCCGTAAACCACTATCCGGTGCTTCTGTTTTGATCACCGGTACAAAGGATACCTCCATCATCACCGGCAACGATGGACATTTTAGAGTAACAGGTCTCCCCCAGGGAGATTACGGTATTACACTTTCCTATCTGGGTTATCCCACGCATCGCACCCGTTTCAGTATACCGGGAGGATTGCCGGATACATTGTTCCTTTCCGCAAGAGGAAGAGACCTCAAAGAAGTGGTAGTGATCAACGATGCCCCCGCCATCAGTATGAAAGGAGATACTATTGAATACAATGCAGATAAGTTCAAAACAAAAGAAAATGCTGTAGTAGAAGACCTCCTGCAGAAACTCCCGGGCATACGGGTAGACCGGGATGGCAGTATCAAAGCACAAGGCCATGCCGTACAACAGGTATTGGTAGATGGCAAGGAATTCTTTGGTAACGACCCTACAGTGGCCACTAAAAACCTTCCGGCAGACATGATCTCAAAAGTGCAGGTGCTGGATAAGCAAAGTGAGATGGCTGAATTTACTGGCATTGCAGATGGGAACAAAAAGAAAGTGATCAACCTCGTTACAAAGAAAGACCGTAAAAGAGGATTGTTCGGAAATGTAAGCGGAAGCCTGGGTAATAATGATCGTTATGAAGCCGGTACTAACATTAATAGCTTCAGTGGAGAACGCCAGCTTTCCCTGCTGGCCAAAACAAACAACGTGAACCGGTCCGGCTTTACAGGAGGAGAACTGTTACAGATGATGATGAAAGATCCCGGAATGGCAGATAACCTGCCACCCTTTGTATATGCAGAACTGATGAAAATGAAAGGCGTAAAAGTGAGTGTAGGCGGAGGAGATGTTTCCAGCCTGTTAAGGCCTGCCGGTTATACGGATATCCGCTACGGAGGTTTCAATTTCAATAACGACTGGGATAAGCTGAAATGGCGTAGCAGCTATTTTCACAACGGCTCAGATAGCAGGAATACCTTTGCCCGCGACCGCCAGAACTTCCTGGCAGATACTTCTTACATATACCAGCAGGAAGGTACAACCCGTAACAGGAATGAAGAACACCGGCTGGAGATGTCTGCGGAGATCACACTAAATGATAAAAACACGCTTAATATAACCCCCAGGCTAAACAGCGGTTCCTATACTAACAGCCAAAGCGAGCAATACCGTTCCTTCTCAATAGACAGGAAAACACTGCTGAATGAAGGTACGCAGGCCACCAGCTCTGCAAGCACCAATGATCACGCAGGTGCGAATATTCTTTTGATGCACAGGTTTGCTAAGAAAGGGCGAACCATGGCCATATCACTTTCCCCTGACTACTACAGGAACAGGTTTTCATCACTGAACCATACCCGTAGCCGTTATTACAATATACCACGCACAGAAGAACTGGACCAGGAAACAAACAGTACATCCACCAGTGGCAGCTTTTCAGGAAGCATCAATTACACAGAGCCACTCAGTAAAATACTCAGCCTGCAACTTACAGAAGAGGCCTATTACAACACATCTGCTACGGACAAGATCGTAAAAGACATACATACAAAAGTAATAGACGAGCGGTTCAGTGATAATTACAGCACAGCATCATTCAGGAACAGGGCAGACGTTCTTTTATCTGCCCGGTATAAAAAGCTGGAGTTCTCTGCGGGTACTGCATTTGAGCAGCATAAACTGGATGGGCTTTCCAGCAGAAAGGGTTATGAGGTGGAAAAAGATTTTACCGCCTTACTGCCACATCTCTATTTGCAATACCGCTTTTCAAACCTCCGCAAATTAGAGCTGAATTATAATACTTCCGCAAGTATGCCGGGTATGGAACAGTTGCAGCCGCTGGAAGATAATTCTGTAGCCATGGTTACGCGTAAAGGAAATCCTGATCTGCAACAGTCATCTGATCACCGTGTATCTCTTTCTTTCAGCAATAGCAGCAAAGACCAGCAACGTTCACAATACCTCCGCATGCAATATAACCTCGGAAGGCAGAAGATTGTAAACCAGGTGAGGTTTGATGCCACCACCGGAAGGCAATTGATTTCTCCCATCAATGTAAACGGGAATTATGATGCCGGTATGGATGCCGGTTTCTCTTTCCCGGCGGGGCAAAGCGGTTCTTATATCAATTTTGGAGCAGGTGTTTTTTATACAAAAAATACCGGGTATACCAATGGACAGCCTAACTATGCTACCAATTGGGCATTCAGGCCGGAAGCCGGGTATTCCGCTTATTTCGGTAAAAACATCAGCCTGCAGCTGAAAGGGAATGCCGGTTATAACAACCGCCGTTTTGATCAGCGTAAAGAACAATCCTGGTCCTTCAACTATAACATCAGCCCTATGTTCACCCTGCCCGCCAGTATGGTACTGGAGCTGGAATGGGATGGCTATGCAAATACCGGTCTGGCTGCAGGTTACAATACCAGCGTGTATCTGCTGCATGTATCCTTAACAAAGCAATTGGGAAAGAACTTCTCCCTGAGGCTGGATGGCCGCGATCTCCTTAACCAGAACAAAAGCATTCAGCGTACTTCCGGAAACGGCTACCTGGAAGATGTGCGGAACAATATGCTGGGCCGTTATGGCATGCTCGGCATCATTTATAAACTGAAATTTTTTCCAAAACCAAAAGCATAA
- a CDS encoding response regulator transcription factor, producing MSKIRLLLVEDEQVLASVIRETLELNGFEVCCAANGKEGWEMFRSFSPEVCVVDVMMPKKDGITLVEEIRMTDEEIPIVFLTAKTTTADVLRGLSVGADDYIKKPFSIEELLLRVQGLLRRSKLKTKKAAGNGIYQIGAYVFDSHRQELNFKGEVRRLSQRETDILKMLADHLNAITPRKAMLLNVWGDDGFFNARNMDVYITRIRKYLQQDASIQIINVRSVGFKLIA from the coding sequence ATGAGTAAGATCAGGCTGTTATTGGTAGAAGATGAGCAGGTGCTGGCCAGCGTGATCAGGGAAACGCTGGAATTAAACGGCTTTGAAGTATGCTGTGCCGCCAATGGCAAAGAGGGCTGGGAAATGTTCCGTTCCTTTTCCCCGGAGGTTTGCGTAGTAGATGTGATGATGCCCAAAAAGGATGGCATCACCCTGGTAGAAGAGATCAGGATGACGGATGAAGAAATTCCCATTGTATTCCTCACCGCCAAAACCACTACCGCCGATGTGCTCCGCGGATTGAGTGTGGGCGCGGATGATTATATTAAAAAGCCCTTTAGCATCGAAGAATTATTACTGCGTGTACAGGGCCTGTTGCGGCGTTCGAAATTAAAAACAAAGAAAGCAGCCGGTAATGGTATTTACCAGATCGGTGCTTATGTGTTCGACAGCCACCGCCAGGAGTTAAACTTTAAAGGAGAAGTACGGCGGCTCTCACAACGGGAAACGGATATCTTAAAAATGCTGGCGGATCACCTGAATGCAATAACTCCCCGGAAAGCCATGTTACTCAATGTCTGGGGAGATGATGGTTTCTTTAATGCCCGTAACATGGACGTTTACATCACCCGCATCCGTAAATACCTGCAACAGGATGCTTCTATACAGATCATCAATGTTCGCAGCGTAGGGTTTAAATTGATCGCCTAG